The region TTCGGCAGGTCGCGTGAAAACACTGTCATTAGCTGCAACGATAATTTGCGCGGTCGCTCTGTACTTCGGATCAACCATCTGCATCAGAAACAGGACAAAAACCCCTGCGATCAATGCACTGGCTATCAGTTTGTACTTGGCACGCCAGAGTGCCGCAGCAATATATCCAACATCAATTTCACCATCGGCATCCGATGGTCTGTATTGCATAGCCATGCTCTTTGCCCTCAATCCTGTCAGGACAATGCGCTGTCAAGGTAACGGTTTCGTTAAGCTATACCGTACTCCCATAATGCGCGTTACGTCTCGCCATAAGTCTGGCGACCAATTATGGCATAAACACTTCAGCGCCAGATTTACTCGACATTAACCAAGAAATCCGATTTTGGAGAGAGTTTCGATGAGATCGGATTGTGTAATGTTTATTCGCTCAATTGCCATAGCCCTTGTTCTGGCGCTTGCCGCGTGCTCTTCAACAGCACCGCGCAACCCATCCCTGACACAAGGGTTGAAGGGTCCATATCGCCTCGACAGTGGTGACCAGTTACGTATTCTGGTGTTTGGCCAACGAGAGCTGACCAACAGCTATACGGTCGATCAGTCAGGGTTTCTCTCGTTCCCGCTTGTAGGGGCTATTCCTGCCCGCGGCCGCACGACAGCCGACATGGAAAAAGCCATTGCCAAGAAACTCAAGAACGGTTTCCTGAGAAACCCGGATGTTACGGTTGAAGTTCAGACATTCCGGCCTTTCTTTATTCGCGGCGCTGTACGAGCACCAGGCCAGTTTCCTTATGTGAACGGCATGACCGTGGAAAACGCTATTGCCATTGCCGGAGGCTTCACTGAGCGAGCTGCCAAGAAATCTGTCTTCATTACACGGCATATTAACGGCAAGGTGATAAACGGACGTCTTGCATTAACTGATCCGATCAGGCCCGGGGATACGATCCGGATTGACGAGCGTCTGTTCTGATCCAGGCTCCGGCATCTATCCGGAAAAGCCATTGAGAGCGGAACCGGAATTCCATGCACCAGCAAAATGCCCGTATCGTGCACTGTGTCAGATCACCGGTTGGTGGCATTTTCCGCCACATCGAAGATCTCATCCGTCACCAGAGTGCCGAAGGAAACGCTGTCGGCCTTATCTATGACAGCCTGACAGAAGGCCCCGTCGAACGCGCTCACGCAGAACGCATGGCACCGTATCTCGCACTGGGTGCACATACGGTTCCGATGGCTCGAAGCCTTGGTCCAGCAGATGCTTTCTCCGTTATGCGCATTCATCGTCTGGTCAGGAGCATGGCACCGGACATACTTCATGGCCATGGTGCAAAGGGTGGCGCATATTCCCGTATGCTGGGTGGCCTCAACAGCATCATGCGGCGTCCACTCGTGACACTCTACAGTCCGCATGGCGGAAGCCTTCATTACGACCCACAGAGCCTGAAAGGAAAGCTGTTCTTCTCACTGGAACGCTTCCTTGAGCGCTGGACATCATCATTGGTCTTTGTCTGCCAATATGAAAAGAACGTCTACAGCAACAAGGTTGGTTCACCCTGTTGTCCTGCAGCCGTCATTCACAATGGCGTACGCCCTGAAGAATTTGAACCCGTTGCCGAAGCAGACTCCATATCTGACTTTGTTTTCTTCGGCACGCTCAGAGATCTGAAAGGCCCCGATCTCTTTCTCAGTGCAATCACTCAACTCCCCTCCGAGACGCGAGCAGACATTGTTGGGGATGGGCCTGACCGTCCGCGCTATGAAGCTATGGCAGCAGAACTTGGGCTGAAAGAGCGCATAACATTTCACGGCTCACGTCCTCCGCGTGAAACGTTCGGCCTGGGACGATGTGTTGTGATGCCATCCCGTGCTGAATCGTTCCCCTATGCGGTCCTTGAGGCTCTTGCAGCCGCAAAACCTGTCATCACGACCAATGTCGGCGGTATATCAGAAATGTTTCAAGCCTCTGACAGCCGCCTTATTCCTGCCGATGATGTGGCTAGTCTGGTAACAGCAATGGCACAGTTTCAACAAAATACCACCGCCTGGCAGGCACGTGCGCAAGATGAACAGCTCTTCATCAAGACGCATTTCCAGGCCAGCCAGATGGCCGAGACGGTGAGCAATCTCTATCGCGACCTTCTCAGATCTGTATCGGCGACATCATGACCGGACCAATCCTCCCTCCATACGAACCGCGTTGGACAGTTCGGGTACCTGACAAGTCCGGTCGAGAAATATTGATCAGCTTTGTGCTTGGTTTTGCAGTCTTCCTCGGCGGGTTTGTCCTGATGGAGCCAGCTCCTTATGAGCTTTTCTTCGTTATACTCATAGCAGCCTGGATTTTGACAGGAGCATTGACACTGTCGCGAACGACAGCAACTCTTTTACTGCTGTTGATGGTGTTCACTGCTGGCGGTTTTATTTCCATGACACAGGTCGCCCGTCTGAATCAGACAATCGCCATCTATGTGCTTGTGACAGGCTTTCTTTGCGCAACCAGTATTTTTCTGGCCAGCGTAATCAGCAGAAAACCGGAAACCCGGCTGTCTGCCATACAAACCGGATATCTCGTGGCAGCGACCATCGTCGCCTGCCTGGGTATTGCCGGATATTTCAATCTCATTCCCGGAGCCGACGTTCTGACCCGGTACGGTCGGGCAAAAAGCACCTTTGAAGATCCCAATGTTTATGGTCCGTTTCTGGTACTTGGTGCTGCAATCCTGACACGACAGACGATGATCGGCAGACGCAACAAACGCCTGTTCTCTGCTGCCTTTCTCGGCATCCTGCTGCTCGGCATCCTGCTGAGTTTCTCCCGGGCCGCCTGGGCACTCGCCTTGTTCAGCTGCGGCAGCATAGTTGCCCTCACCTTTGTCGAGCATAGGAATCCCGTCTTCAGACTGAGATTGATCGCTGTCGCATTAATCGGCGTCGGCCTAATGGGCCTAGGTCTCTTTGCGGCTCTTTCATCAGGCGCTTTGGGAGATCTGTTCACAGAGCGTCTTCAGCTCGTGCAAGAATATGACAGCGCACCTGATGGTCGCTTCGCACGACATCTTGATGGTTTCGCCCTTGCGTTAACAAGCCCCCTGGGAATCGGTCCACTTCAGTTCGCAAAGGTCTACGGTGAAGACCCACACAATCTGTACCTGAAATCAGCAATGGCCTATGGCTGGCCCGGTCTTATCAGCATGATACTGCTAATTCTGATCACTCTTGTACATGGGTTCCGGCAGCTCCTGCTGAAAAGGCCATGGACACCGCTCCTTCAGGCCTGTTTCGTGACCTTCCTTGGGCATGTCTGTATTGGCCTCGTTATTGATCTCGACCATTGGAGACATTTCTATCTGCTGCTGGGCCTCCTCTGGGGAATGTATGCAGCTAACGCGAGACTACGCGCGCACTCTCATACCATTACTCAGACAATGGCAAATCCGGGTCAAACCTCATAGTCACTCAGATCTTCCGGTGCATGAAGCAGAGTGCTGTCATGTTTAGGCAGATCATCACCCATCTGAAGCCAGGACAGCTTGCTTTTATAGTTTACATGGAAGGTCGGTTTAAAATTTTCAGGATCCTCCAAAGAAGCCGCATAGAGATGCATGCCGCCTTTGTAATGGTCTGCTTCAAAACCCATTGGTGCCCCGCAGTGACCGCAGAAATGCCTGTAGACACCTTCTGAACTCTCAAGCGTCTTTGGCGCGTCCCCTGTCCATCGAAAGTTCCGGAGGGGAATACCCAGCCAGGCAACCACAGGGGCCGAACAATTCCGGCGGCAGTCATCACAATGGCAATAGCAGGCCCAGGTCACTTCACCTTCATATTCCCAACGAGTCTTATTGCAGAGACAGTGGCCACGGGTTGTCATGGAACTCTCCTCAAACCTCAAAAGACATAATCCTCAGCAGCAAGATTTGCATGATATCCAGCCAACACAATGCATAAAGCGGACTAATCACGTTCCAGATACGACACAGATCCTGCGACCGTGTTTGGAACATGCAAGCAGACAGACTGGAGATCAGGGAAGGTCACGCGGAACGAGAGGAATTAAGTCAGCTCCCATGATCACCATATCGACCATGAAGCCTCCGCCACGCCAGGCTTTAAAGTACCAGATCTTTAACTTGGATTGGTAGCCGTGCTTTAAGAGTTTGTTTCTGCGCGAGCTTTTATCTGAAAAGTCTATCAACTTTTCAGAAGCACGCTGTAAACCGAAGCAGCAGCAAGACTTTAGCTCTTGAGCGAACTAAATAATGGTCGGAGCGATAGGATTCGAACCTACGACCCCCTCACCCCCAGCGAGGTGCGCTACCAGACTGCGCTACGCTCCGACTGGGGCGCACTATATGAGCGGTGTTCTGAAATAGCAATTCGAAACCGCGCTGTATCACCAGGGTTTTTATAGAGGCTGAATTTGGGTTCTAGGGTCTACCTGTCCTGCGCTCTTGTTTGCGTCCATTCTGCCCTTCCCTGATAAACAGAATGGACGTGAGCAATGAGTTTTGACCCTAGCGAACCTGATCCAGTATGCGCTTGCACTCCAGCAGCTC is a window of Coralliovum pocilloporae DNA encoding:
- a CDS encoding polysaccharide biosynthesis/export family protein, whose protein sequence is MFIRSIAIALVLALAACSSTAPRNPSLTQGLKGPYRLDSGDQLRILVFGQRELTNSYTVDQSGFLSFPLVGAIPARGRTTADMEKAIAKKLKNGFLRNPDVTVEVQTFRPFFIRGAVRAPGQFPYVNGMTVENAIAIAGGFTERAAKKSVFITRHINGKVINGRLALTDPIRPGDTIRIDERLF
- a CDS encoding glycosyltransferase family 4 protein, translated to MHQQNARIVHCVRSPVGGIFRHIEDLIRHQSAEGNAVGLIYDSLTEGPVERAHAERMAPYLALGAHTVPMARSLGPADAFSVMRIHRLVRSMAPDILHGHGAKGGAYSRMLGGLNSIMRRPLVTLYSPHGGSLHYDPQSLKGKLFFSLERFLERWTSSLVFVCQYEKNVYSNKVGSPCCPAAVIHNGVRPEEFEPVAEADSISDFVFFGTLRDLKGPDLFLSAITQLPSETRADIVGDGPDRPRYEAMAAELGLKERITFHGSRPPRETFGLGRCVVMPSRAESFPYAVLEALAAAKPVITTNVGGISEMFQASDSRLIPADDVASLVTAMAQFQQNTTAWQARAQDEQLFIKTHFQASQMAETVSNLYRDLLRSVSATS
- a CDS encoding O-antigen ligase family protein, giving the protein MTGPILPPYEPRWTVRVPDKSGREILISFVLGFAVFLGGFVLMEPAPYELFFVILIAAWILTGALTLSRTTATLLLLLMVFTAGGFISMTQVARLNQTIAIYVLVTGFLCATSIFLASVISRKPETRLSAIQTGYLVAATIVACLGIAGYFNLIPGADVLTRYGRAKSTFEDPNVYGPFLVLGAAILTRQTMIGRRNKRLFSAAFLGILLLGILLSFSRAAWALALFSCGSIVALTFVEHRNPVFRLRLIAVALIGVGLMGLGLFAALSSGALGDLFTERLQLVQEYDSAPDGRFARHLDGFALALTSPLGIGPLQFAKVYGEDPHNLYLKSAMAYGWPGLISMILLILITLVHGFRQLLLKRPWTPLLQACFVTFLGHVCIGLVIDLDHWRHFYLLLGLLWGMYAANARLRAHSHTITQTMANPGQTS
- a CDS encoding GFA family protein produces the protein MTTRGHCLCNKTRWEYEGEVTWACYCHCDDCRRNCSAPVVAWLGIPLRNFRWTGDAPKTLESSEGVYRHFCGHCGAPMGFEADHYKGGMHLYAASLEDPENFKPTFHVNYKSKLSWLQMGDDLPKHDSTLLHAPEDLSDYEV